In the Cytophagales bacterium genome, one interval contains:
- a CDS encoding DNA alkylation repair protein codes for MEINESIKNRKGPRKVEDVSAEVLTLLNGGMLETVNLTEWLAIDHIALIEGISSELGIGKAEQGQITSELKLQKKPTSMSSTKVVGATLYRLFHAEPTFEALFQGLSNHTSDTVRGYAAYLIGLDESLSIEAKLLKAKPLVADHHFGVREVIWFAIRPAIDESLNTAIDFLSLWTEDKDENVRRFTTEATRPRGVWCKQIQALVQNPELALPILEKLKSDKTKYVQDSVGNWLNDASKSQPDFVIDLCERWQQESPTAETNKIIKKARRTIDKKK; via the coding sequence ATGGAAATCAACGAATCAATCAAAAATAGAAAGGGACCAAGAAAGGTAGAGGATGTCTCGGCTGAGGTACTCACCCTGTTGAACGGTGGAATGCTGGAAACCGTCAACCTGACGGAATGGCTGGCCATTGATCATATAGCACTGATCGAAGGTATTTCTAGTGAACTGGGCATAGGGAAAGCAGAACAGGGACAGATAACCTCAGAACTCAAACTGCAGAAAAAGCCTACCTCCATGAGCAGTACCAAGGTAGTCGGTGCAACGCTCTATCGGTTGTTTCATGCTGAGCCTACTTTCGAAGCATTGTTTCAAGGATTAAGTAACCACACGTCTGATACGGTAAGAGGCTATGCGGCTTATCTAATTGGTTTAGATGAGTCTTTATCCATAGAAGCTAAATTGCTCAAAGCAAAACCTTTGGTCGCGGATCACCATTTCGGAGTTAGAGAGGTCATTTGGTTCGCGATACGTCCAGCCATTGATGAATCACTGAATACTGCCATTGACTTTCTGTCGCTTTGGACGGAAGATAAAGACGAAAATGTAAGACGGTTCACCACGGAAGCTACCCGGCCGCGGGGAGTTTGGTGTAAACAGATTCAGGCATTGGTTCAAAATCCAGAGTTAGCGTTGCCGATCTTAGAGAAACTCAAATCAGATAAGACCAAGTATGTACAGGACAGTGTGGGCAATTGGTTGAATGATGCCAGCAAGTCTCAACCTGATTTTGTGATTGACCTTTGCGAGCGATGGCAACAAGAGTCCCCAACGGCAGAAACAAACAAGATCATCAAAAAAGCCCGAAGGACGATTGATAAGAAGAAATAA
- a CDS encoding CHAT domain-containing tetratricopeptide repeat protein translates to MRRIIAILTTTWLFSYSAQAQPPISVTIKIDVAENVTDVAISPDGNSWLISTRSQVILWDDQERKVKWQLPITNSGLPRQAALNNDHAYVIGPEQSKIKKVDIKTGDLLDEIGIHDRTGNTSEVNAINLIPGSEHEFLLSGISFSMKNATFTEGKDVFVTKPVGDRGAGILRFTGNGKFLKEEHKANVLYGFSKARDFDQITTSLRKRWEPEKGTTYGYQASDDGKFVYQAHFWRSLNYKKEYLIEKSYLLTRKVVNSVQIEDQPVHFSMAANGDKILLTTAKENDPGNQQWFLLDVPTWELINIDLPINNPTAIYHDASRNRNLVTNGAGGLWLLESVKNTGPITTYQLDGSSQHVSEQEMVTVNQVAADESAIAQVKNDPKSAVDDPQYYIDMAFVLSNEYKFQAAFEAFKKVYQAYPEDQFTNAFMGWFTLLSGTLDGVEPLMKKATELIPFDPIAHQLYAYYHLLSGDRPNAEAEIRKVISFKVDNEGMGEKNTDWVLINAAGYAKDFSEFDRWMESLINPDLPKRAANFQRFQTAQKQSSPRNKYNQMAEVIRQERTLKVPRAAVLGAAMSEAASSGRKIGEVEQAMKFGKESVELLLPFGDIALLVAANVNAGHAHNQGFRFDLARPYYEEALRLMDLYEGQFEAYRVGALNGLGGVFDNQGEQPRALIYYEKALEVSRAAGNKNDEAIALGNIATVYISQGENVNHAIQMLNQGTAIYQRSGDEVTLANNYNNIAFGLMLLNKPFQAIDYFKKAEALYSKLSMVSGLAMVNNAIGKLLISYNKKIDAIAYYRKALQYIDESVDPEMAKTVYANLAGGLLGQEQYQEAASYAEKAIKLNEKLLQNADAKAERGIRSATNNYYRIVSLARHRQKNYAGAFEAHERNRSRELLRKMGSGSYISANQMQGMLASDQALIDYNVVHLYWEVHSHLFPVVVASDGISGKEYSDSTLISSLKQEGEERFVNFMNQRSMLQQIRQYVSEKGVPENVAQSLVRDSNLEKTIEFYRHLIKEPNARNELLRKSYARVFYDLLIRPIADQIEGKEELIIIPDGPLAFLPFETLMDDNGQYLAEQYKIRYAQSATVLKALSTRNYSSARKPLLAFGGPVFEELDASEGIPNTGSRALTFNQLQRTYYSAEEQGASMRPTYIQMGFTKMTPLPGTIRETNQIRSIVGGAELYQADDANENQLKAMAKANQLSNYKVLHFATHGWAYAEIPELSTIVLGQYKQARGGEDGFLRVPEIEQLNLKADFVNLSACETALGKLYSSEGVVGLTQAFLVAGAKSISVTQWTVSDEGTAIFMTEMYRKVFQQQQSYLDAFAATKIEFIQGKYGDKFKHPDYWGPFVYYGI, encoded by the coding sequence ATGAGACGAATAATCGCCATTCTTACCACTACCTGGCTGTTTTCCTACTCAGCACAAGCACAGCCGCCAATTTCAGTCACCATAAAAATTGATGTCGCAGAAAATGTGACCGATGTTGCGATCTCTCCGGATGGTAATAGCTGGCTCATATCAACCAGATCCCAGGTGATTTTATGGGATGATCAGGAAAGAAAAGTGAAATGGCAGCTTCCGATTACAAATAGTGGCTTACCTCGTCAGGCGGCATTGAACAATGACCATGCTTATGTGATTGGGCCTGAGCAATCCAAAATCAAGAAAGTAGATATAAAAACAGGGGATCTACTGGATGAAATTGGGATTCATGACCGAACAGGCAATACCAGTGAAGTCAATGCCATCAATCTGATCCCGGGTTCCGAGCACGAATTCTTACTTTCAGGAATTAGTTTCAGTATGAAAAATGCCACTTTCACTGAGGGGAAGGATGTTTTTGTTACTAAGCCAGTGGGTGACCGAGGGGCAGGCATTTTGCGATTTACGGGTAATGGAAAGTTCCTGAAAGAAGAACATAAGGCTAACGTCCTCTATGGATTTTCCAAAGCCAGAGATTTTGATCAGATAACTACATCACTTCGTAAAAGATGGGAGCCAGAAAAAGGGACCACTTATGGCTATCAGGCTTCTGACGATGGGAAATTCGTTTATCAGGCGCACTTCTGGCGCTCACTTAATTATAAGAAAGAATATCTCATTGAGAAAAGTTATTTGTTGACCAGAAAGGTTGTCAATAGTGTGCAGATCGAGGATCAGCCGGTTCACTTTTCAATGGCCGCAAATGGCGATAAGATCTTACTGACCACTGCAAAGGAAAATGACCCAGGGAATCAACAATGGTTTTTGCTGGATGTTCCTACTTGGGAGTTGATAAACATTGATTTGCCTATCAATAATCCAACAGCTATTTATCATGATGCTTCTCGAAACCGAAATTTGGTCACAAATGGTGCTGGTGGACTGTGGTTGCTTGAAAGCGTCAAGAATACAGGACCGATCACAACCTATCAGCTTGATGGATCAAGTCAGCATGTGTCTGAGCAGGAAATGGTGACTGTAAATCAAGTTGCAGCGGATGAATCAGCCATCGCCCAGGTGAAAAATGATCCTAAAAGCGCAGTGGATGATCCCCAGTACTACATCGACATGGCTTTTGTATTGTCGAATGAATATAAGTTTCAGGCGGCATTTGAGGCCTTTAAGAAAGTATATCAGGCTTATCCGGAAGATCAGTTTACCAATGCATTCATGGGCTGGTTTACGCTATTGTCAGGGACATTGGATGGAGTAGAACCTTTGATGAAAAAAGCCACAGAACTTATTCCTTTCGACCCAATTGCCCATCAACTGTACGCCTACTATCATCTGTTGAGTGGGGATCGACCCAATGCAGAAGCGGAAATTCGGAAAGTCATCTCTTTCAAAGTAGACAATGAAGGGATGGGCGAGAAAAATACGGATTGGGTGCTGATCAATGCCGCTGGTTACGCAAAGGACTTCTCTGAGTTTGATCGATGGATGGAGAGCCTCATCAATCCAGACCTCCCAAAAAGAGCTGCCAACTTTCAACGTTTTCAAACTGCGCAAAAGCAATCTTCACCCCGGAACAAGTACAATCAAATGGCGGAGGTCATTCGACAAGAACGTACGTTGAAAGTCCCGAGAGCAGCTGTACTCGGCGCTGCTATGTCTGAAGCAGCCTCTTCCGGGCGAAAAATAGGGGAGGTGGAGCAGGCCATGAAATTCGGCAAGGAATCAGTGGAGTTGCTTTTGCCGTTTGGAGATATCGCGCTTTTGGTAGCTGCGAACGTAAATGCAGGCCACGCCCATAATCAGGGATTTCGATTTGATCTGGCTCGCCCATACTATGAGGAAGCGCTTCGACTAATGGACCTGTATGAAGGCCAATTTGAAGCTTATCGAGTAGGGGCCTTGAATGGCTTAGGAGGAGTTTTCGACAATCAGGGAGAACAACCTCGTGCACTGATTTACTATGAAAAAGCATTGGAGGTATCACGTGCTGCTGGTAATAAAAATGATGAGGCCATTGCACTTGGGAATATTGCTACGGTCTACATCTCACAAGGTGAGAACGTCAATCATGCGATACAAATGCTTAATCAGGGCACAGCTATTTATCAGCGCTCGGGCGATGAGGTGACGCTGGCCAATAACTACAACAACATTGCTTTCGGACTGATGCTTTTGAATAAGCCTTTTCAAGCCATTGATTATTTCAAAAAGGCTGAAGCGCTGTACTCAAAACTGAGTATGGTAAGCGGGCTTGCTATGGTCAATAATGCTATTGGTAAGCTCTTGATCAGTTACAATAAGAAGATCGATGCGATTGCTTACTATCGAAAAGCCTTGCAATACATTGATGAGTCAGTTGATCCGGAGATGGCCAAGACGGTTTATGCCAATCTGGCTGGAGGACTGTTAGGACAGGAGCAATATCAGGAAGCAGCTTCCTATGCCGAAAAGGCGATCAAACTCAACGAAAAATTGTTGCAAAATGCTGATGCCAAAGCAGAAAGAGGTATACGGTCTGCCACCAATAATTATTACAGGATCGTAAGCCTGGCGCGGCACCGTCAAAAGAATTATGCTGGAGCATTTGAAGCACATGAACGCAATCGATCTCGAGAACTGCTCCGAAAAATGGGATCAGGCTCCTATATTTCTGCCAATCAGATGCAGGGAATGCTAGCTTCGGATCAGGCTTTGATTGATTATAATGTGGTACATCTCTATTGGGAGGTTCATTCGCACTTGTTTCCAGTGGTTGTTGCCAGTGATGGGATCAGCGGCAAGGAATATTCGGACAGTACCTTGATCAGTTCTCTTAAACAGGAAGGAGAGGAGCGCTTTGTGAACTTCATGAACCAGCGCAGTATGTTGCAACAGATCCGGCAATACGTTTCGGAGAAAGGTGTTCCTGAAAATGTTGCCCAGAGTCTTGTTCGGGATTCGAATCTGGAAAAAACCATTGAATTCTATCGACACTTGATCAAGGAACCGAATGCCCGAAATGAATTGCTCAGAAAGAGCTACGCCCGGGTATTTTATGATTTGTTGATCCGACCGATTGCTGATCAAATTGAAGGAAAAGAAGAATTGATCATCATTCCTGATGGCCCGTTAGCCTTTCTGCCATTTGAAACACTGATGGACGACAATGGCCAATACCTGGCTGAGCAATATAAGATCAGATACGCGCAATCCGCGACAGTGTTGAAGGCACTGAGTACCAGAAATTATTCTTCGGCTCGTAAACCTCTTTTGGCCTTTGGAGGGCCGGTATTTGAAGAACTGGATGCAAGCGAAGGAATACCCAACACTGGAAGCAGAGCGCTGACTTTCAATCAACTACAACGAACTTACTATTCGGCGGAAGAACAAGGAGCTTCCATGCGGCCTACTTACATTCAAATGGGGTTTACGAAAATGACGCCTCTTCCTGGAACCATTAGAGAGACTAATCAGATCAGATCCATTGTGGGAGGTGCGGAGCTGTATCAAGCGGATGATGCCAATGAAAATCAACTGAAAGCGATGGCTAAAGCCAACCAATTGTCGAATTACAAGGTGTTGCATTTTGCCACACATGGATGGGCTTACGCTGAGATTCCGGAACTTTCAACGATTGTACTGGGACAATACAAACAAGCGCGAGGAGGCGAAGATGGATTTCTGCGTGTACCGGAAATCGAACAATTGAACTTGAAGGCTGATTTTGTTAACCTGTCAGCTTGTGAAACCGCCCTTGGTAAATTGTATTCCAGCGAAGGGGTGGTCGGATTGACTCAAGCGTTTTTAGTTGCGGGGGCCAAAAGTATTTCCGTGACGCAATGGACCGTTTCTGATGAAGGCACCGCCATTTTTATGACAGAAATGTATCGGAAAGTTTTCCAGCAACAGCAGTCCTATCTGGATGCCTTTGCAGCGACAAAAATTGAATTTATTCAGGGGAAATATGGTGACAAATTCAAACACCCGGACTATTGGGGGCCATTCGTCTATTATGGTATTTAA
- a CDS encoding family 16 glycoside hydrolase codes for MRHLLSTLIVLVAFGAFAQQHIYTLTVGPKGNHIAISKDKLVYVYGITSDESTFNVGMGEDIAGTGFSNDENLFIVMDYNYVFRAFDLSNEGEEVWSSDILEFIDRPSERFKVRIMESQSGDYILAQHMGQSIVLDGYTGELVGYADLDIELYSQRDDDPISVWPSGPNSFEIMNVGSRDYHRAELTIEGYGAIESDTEYGNTEAPFPVLAHYPGRSLIYTRDDNKYKTEVLLHGKPFRSGKKDRVDFPDGVFSPDGNYFATGKFTEKAAVYEYASGRKITQLEVKQVPYFVNTNYVLFGGYKAAYFVYDAKSGKLLFKIDREEDLKYKGTSISKSASTRAAGVIFFDDFEDNFNEWNTKVNDENAKRIVDGKYVMTSTESRYGIWNSKIVIDQFRDFELEVKLKCDPKEEDKEYGIFWGRNYEFQYRNVFRLKNTGKFYIGKYQRGKWYASQSWKESELVNPGAYNVIKVRKEGNTTSYFLNDEKVLEEPFKGFLGNKVGFDYVPGNMEVDFIKVTYLNESNQSEIPIYADEFEDNSDKWASKRKEGSYDQQILDGYFRYEVMAEKTSYTKWNNKLFLDQDKDYIFETAVKFDASSSSALLGMAWGRAEKGGKQYRFGFSPKGNFRVDYYNGSSYVAVTDWKGAGINLNAFTRLKIKKVGEEYKFYINDKVVAIEKNLQGFGPIAGFVVPERTIAHVDYIRIKYINPRSSTYRSFASRTGKRIYIPYMRPNNPANRGGKVLIGDAIICDRPPKREAGGMGLATTTQKVHWDYWILDEEDEIDFGKKELRDIYPSGWMVWEHNIKCK; via the coding sequence ATGCGTCATCTCTTATCTACGTTGATTGTCCTGGTTGCTTTCGGAGCATTTGCACAACAGCATATCTATACCCTAACAGTCGGACCAAAAGGCAACCATATCGCCATATCAAAGGACAAGTTGGTCTATGTGTATGGGATCACTTCAGATGAGTCTACATTCAATGTAGGCATGGGGGAGGATATCGCTGGAACAGGATTCTCCAATGACGAAAACCTGTTCATTGTCATGGATTACAATTATGTATTTCGTGCGTTTGATCTATCCAATGAAGGAGAAGAAGTATGGAGCAGTGATATCCTGGAGTTCATCGATCGGCCCAGTGAACGATTTAAGGTTCGGATCATGGAATCTCAAAGTGGAGATTACATCCTGGCGCAGCACATGGGACAATCTATCGTGCTGGATGGGTACACTGGAGAATTGGTTGGGTATGCCGATCTGGACATAGAATTGTACAGTCAGCGTGATGATGATCCTATCAGTGTTTGGCCTAGTGGCCCCAATTCTTTTGAAATCATGAATGTTGGTTCCCGTGATTACCATCGTGCCGAATTGACCATTGAAGGCTATGGTGCCATTGAATCGGATACCGAATACGGGAATACCGAGGCACCTTTTCCAGTTCTGGCACATTATCCGGGTAGGTCCCTGATCTACACGCGGGATGATAACAAGTACAAGACAGAAGTATTGTTGCATGGAAAGCCATTTCGCAGTGGGAAAAAAGACCGGGTAGATTTTCCGGATGGTGTGTTCTCTCCTGATGGTAATTATTTCGCGACAGGAAAATTCACGGAGAAGGCAGCGGTTTATGAATATGCTTCGGGTAGAAAAATCACGCAGCTAGAGGTGAAACAGGTACCGTATTTTGTTAATACAAACTATGTCCTTTTTGGAGGTTACAAGGCCGCTTATTTCGTTTATGATGCTAAAAGTGGGAAGCTTCTCTTCAAAATAGATCGGGAAGAGGATCTGAAGTACAAAGGCACGAGCATTTCCAAAAGTGCATCTACTCGTGCTGCAGGTGTGATCTTCTTTGATGATTTCGAAGACAACTTCAATGAGTGGAATACCAAGGTCAATGATGAGAATGCCAAACGGATTGTAGATGGTAAGTACGTTATGACTTCTACTGAAAGCCGATACGGAATCTGGAACAGTAAGATCGTGATTGATCAGTTTCGGGATTTTGAACTGGAAGTCAAGCTAAAATGTGATCCCAAAGAAGAAGACAAAGAATACGGCATTTTTTGGGGAAGGAATTACGAATTCCAATATCGAAATGTCTTTCGATTGAAGAATACAGGCAAATTCTACATTGGGAAATACCAACGTGGAAAATGGTATGCTTCGCAATCCTGGAAGGAATCTGAATTAGTGAATCCTGGGGCATATAATGTGATCAAAGTGCGCAAGGAAGGAAATACAACTTCCTATTTTCTGAATGATGAAAAAGTCCTGGAAGAACCTTTCAAGGGGTTTTTGGGCAATAAGGTTGGGTTTGATTATGTGCCAGGGAACATGGAAGTAGATTTCATCAAAGTGACTTACCTCAATGAATCCAATCAATCCGAAATTCCTATTTATGCGGATGAATTTGAAGACAATTCTGACAAATGGGCGTCAAAACGAAAGGAAGGCTCCTACGATCAGCAGATCCTTGATGGATATTTTCGCTATGAGGTGATGGCCGAGAAAACGTCTTACACCAAGTGGAACAACAAGCTGTTTTTGGATCAGGACAAAGATTACATTTTTGAGACAGCTGTCAAATTTGATGCATCCAGTAGTTCTGCCTTATTGGGCATGGCCTGGGGTCGGGCAGAAAAGGGAGGTAAACAGTATCGTTTTGGATTTAGCCCCAAAGGTAACTTTCGGGTGGACTACTACAATGGCAGCAGCTACGTAGCGGTAACGGATTGGAAGGGAGCAGGGATTAACCTCAATGCCTTCACCAGGCTCAAAATCAAGAAGGTAGGTGAGGAGTATAAATTCTATATCAACGACAAGGTGGTAGCCATAGAGAAAAACCTGCAAGGATTTGGTCCGATCGCTGGTTTTGTTGTTCCTGAGCGCACCATTGCACATGTGGATTACATCCGTATCAAATACATCAATCCGAGATCCAGCACGTATCGAAGTTTTGCCTCACGAACTGGGAAGCGAATCTACATCCCCTATATGCGACCCAACAATCCAGCTAATAGAGGAGGGAAGGTTTTGATTGGTGATGCCATCATTTGTGATCGACCACCCAAAAGGGAAGCGGGTGGAATGGGTTTGGCAACGACTACTCAGAAAGTACACTGGGACTACTGGATACTGGATGAGGAGGATGAAATTGACTTTGGGAAAAAGGAATTACGAGACATCTATCCAAGCGGATGGATGGTTTGGGAACACAATATTAAATGCAAATAA
- a CDS encoding adenylate/guanylate cyclase domain-containing protein, whose translation MKRKIRTHQAVYFAVMSPHFKRNLARVLPFGAIWLVISLFTTLSDLTQSWDQNLNLSADVEMTLPVIIFASFASFLVGMLVGYLEMVKWQGRFRHLSFLRGLFIKLMLYLLIMVVIVAMFYPVAVSLGSEFSVFDQETMEITGRFFLSMTFLNTLIELGFSLMISLIYAGFSEHVGHQFLQKLVTGKYHNAQEEHRIFMFLDMNESTTFAEKLGHIKYFDLLQDYYETMTDPIIRYEGEVYQYVGDEVVVTWKASEDTARNNCIACFFGIKDNLNKQASKFQEKYGVVPHFKAGIHIGKVTTGKIGSLKKEIVFTGDVLNAAARIQGMCKTYQRPLIVSREIIDAMEDASSLQLESLGTTQLRGREEPAELFAISRTAVSPSA comes from the coding sequence GTGAAGAGGAAAATAAGAACCCATCAAGCTGTTTACTTTGCAGTCATGAGTCCGCATTTCAAACGAAATCTAGCAAGGGTGCTTCCCTTTGGAGCGATCTGGTTGGTGATTTCTTTGTTTACAACCCTTAGTGATCTGACACAAAGTTGGGATCAAAATCTCAACCTGTCCGCAGATGTCGAGATGACATTGCCGGTAATCATTTTTGCCAGTTTCGCGTCATTTTTAGTGGGCATGTTGGTAGGCTATTTGGAAATGGTCAAGTGGCAGGGACGTTTCAGACATCTATCTTTTTTAAGAGGGTTGTTCATCAAATTGATGCTTTATTTGTTGATCATGGTTGTCATTGTCGCCATGTTCTATCCGGTCGCGGTTAGCCTGGGATCAGAATTTTCCGTATTTGATCAGGAGACCATGGAGATAACAGGAAGGTTTTTCTTAAGTATGACCTTTTTGAATACGCTGATTGAGTTGGGCTTTTCGCTTATGATAAGCTTGATCTATGCAGGCTTCAGCGAGCATGTGGGCCATCAATTTCTTCAGAAATTGGTTACCGGAAAGTACCATAACGCTCAGGAAGAACACCGTATTTTCATGTTTCTCGACATGAATGAATCAACCACTTTTGCGGAAAAACTTGGGCATATCAAATATTTCGATCTGCTGCAGGATTACTACGAGACCATGACAGATCCCATCATTCGATATGAAGGAGAAGTCTATCAATATGTGGGAGATGAAGTAGTGGTTACGTGGAAGGCAAGTGAAGACACTGCCAGAAATAATTGTATCGCGTGTTTTTTTGGTATTAAGGATAATCTGAATAAGCAAGCTTCTAAATTCCAGGAGAAATATGGGGTTGTTCCTCATTTCAAAGCTGGAATTCATATCGGTAAAGTCACTACTGGAAAGATCGGTTCATTGAAGAAGGAAATTGTTTTCACCGGTGATGTTCTCAATGCCGCAGCTCGCATTCAGGGAATGTGTAAAACCTATCAACGACCTTTGATAGTTTCCAGAGAAATCATCGATGCGATGGAAGATGCTTCTTCGCTTCAGCTTGAATCTCTTGGAACCACACAACTCAGAGGCAGAGAAGAACCCGCTGAACTTTTCGCTATCAGTCGAACTGCGGTCAGTCCTTCTGCTTAA
- a CDS encoding helix-turn-helix transcriptional regulator yields the protein MNIPFTPRESQILDMILDEKSSSIIASELGISQRTVETHRKSIYAKTGVKTVVGLVKFALARSTNNHE from the coding sequence ATGAACATACCCTTTACGCCACGCGAGTCCCAAATTCTGGATATGATCCTCGATGAAAAGTCCAGTTCCATTATCGCCAGTGAGTTAGGAATCAGCCAACGGACCGTAGAAACTCATCGCAAAAGCATTTACGCCAAAACCGGAGTAAAGACCGTCGTAGGATTGGTCAAGTTCGCTCTGGCCAGGTCTACAAATAATCACGAATAA
- a CDS encoding 7TM diverse intracellular signaling domain-containing protein — MKTCTLLSLMVIWGLCATARDLPEEEYVHVLGLGFEHSELNTRYLWSSKLDTVDLKQAIDHPEYFEEVNQERLHLGNFNDVGWIKLHISNQSKWDQFLLEFDETYLDALHLYVVQDGQVINQYNPKGFEFPENRRREYLSINPSYLFTLQIQPGDTISVFMHCTIKEGTLLVGNDLWTINSNEVRKREIRFQTTYLLLLIGFSSLVILVALVFFVFTRDKIQLYYVGFVLANVGNIVLMADVMDARLFEKYVFFGVNYTDAFGLAQIFFGLLYVIHFLQLKEKTPLMYRVMRAMVWATVINAVLTIFLRHINWVEVMVFNLLTLKLVLSMLCCIVAAVTLSIRGDMMARYFVIAYSPLLYFVGHYFALTWELTSKQRTMSWESFIFFEIFVLTLAMAHRYYLIGKKNIEYQKTINSQQKDQIKHIITAQEKERGRIAKELHDGVVQEIGSVILGIRHGQNKEDLLNTLENSSRDLRTLSHSMMPKTLHELGLIAASRQMLMAALQYSKIEYTFESFNFDQRPGEIIEITLYRILQELVNNLLKHSQANTVSVQFFVIDESIMLVFADDGVGIDTNKLNEGMGLRNIHSRLEMVAGNVSIEPNEPRGTTFTIRVPFVANEKTVEA, encoded by the coding sequence GTGAAAACCTGCACGCTGCTTTCACTGATGGTAATATGGGGCCTTTGTGCCACGGCCCGTGACCTTCCTGAGGAGGAATATGTCCATGTTCTGGGTCTGGGATTTGAGCATAGCGAACTCAATACGCGCTACCTCTGGAGCAGTAAATTGGATACCGTGGATTTGAAGCAAGCCATCGACCACCCTGAATACTTCGAAGAAGTGAACCAGGAACGATTGCATTTGGGGAATTTCAATGATGTGGGTTGGATCAAATTACACATCAGCAATCAATCAAAGTGGGATCAATTTTTACTGGAATTCGATGAGACCTATCTGGATGCCTTGCATTTGTATGTGGTCCAAGATGGCCAGGTGATCAATCAATACAATCCTAAGGGCTTCGAGTTTCCAGAAAACCGTAGGCGAGAATATTTGTCCATCAACCCATCTTACTTATTTACATTGCAAATTCAGCCAGGGGATACGATCAGTGTTTTCATGCATTGTACAATCAAAGAAGGTACCCTGCTCGTAGGAAATGACTTATGGACCATCAATTCGAATGAGGTCAGGAAGAGAGAAATTCGTTTTCAGACCACCTACTTGTTGTTACTGATCGGGTTCTCGTCGTTGGTGATCCTGGTGGCGTTGGTGTTTTTCGTATTCACACGCGACAAGATCCAGTTGTATTATGTCGGATTTGTATTGGCCAATGTGGGAAACATTGTCCTGATGGCGGATGTGATGGATGCTCGTTTATTCGAGAAATACGTCTTTTTTGGCGTTAATTATACGGATGCTTTTGGTCTGGCACAAATCTTCTTTGGACTGCTGTATGTCATTCATTTTCTCCAGTTAAAGGAGAAGACACCATTGATGTATCGTGTCATGCGTGCTATGGTTTGGGCCACCGTGATCAATGCAGTGCTCACAATTTTTCTGCGACATATCAACTGGGTGGAGGTGATGGTGTTCAATCTGCTTACGTTGAAATTGGTGCTGTCCATGCTCTGTTGTATCGTAGCGGCCGTGACGTTATCTATACGTGGGGATATGATGGCTCGATATTTTGTGATCGCCTATTCTCCATTGTTGTATTTCGTAGGTCACTATTTTGCTTTGACCTGGGAGTTGACCAGTAAGCAGCGAACCATGTCATGGGAATCCTTCATCTTTTTTGAGATTTTCGTGCTCACGCTGGCCATGGCACATCGATATTACCTGATTGGCAAGAAGAACATCGAATATCAAAAAACGATCAATAGCCAGCAGAAAGACCAGATCAAGCACATCATTACTGCGCAGGAAAAGGAGCGTGGGAGAATTGCGAAAGAACTGCATGATGGGGTTGTTCAGGAAATTGGAAGTGTTATTCTGGGAATTAGACATGGACAGAACAAAGAAGATTTGCTCAATACGTTAGAGAATTCCAGTCGTGACCTCAGGACCCTTTCTCATAGCATGATGCCAAAGACCCTGCACGAGTTAGGATTGATTGCTGCCTCCCGACAAATGCTCATGGCAGCACTCCAGTATTCGAAAATCGAGTACACTTTTGAATCTTTTAACTTTGATCAGAGGCCAGGAGAGATCATAGAAATCACTCTTTACAGGATTCTGCAAGAGTTGGTCAATAACTTACTGAAGCACAGCCAGGCAAATACGGTATCAGTACAATTTTTTGTGATTGATGAGTCGATCATGCTGGTATTTGCTGATGATGGGGTTGGAATCGATACCAACAAGTTGAATGAAGGAATGGGATTACGAAACATACATAGCCGCCTGGAAATGGTGGCTGGGAATGTGTCGATAGAGCCAAATGAACCTAGGGGAACCACATTCACTATCCGGGTTCCTTTTGTTGCAAATGAAAAGACTGTTGAAGCATGA